One window of Polynucleobacter sp. HIN5 genomic DNA carries:
- a CDS encoding light-harvesting protein, with protein MIYGKMWCVVKPSVGIPLFLGACAVGSFAVHTMILNNTTWVKAFLNGNADKVASASASAAAAPAAPAVKK; from the coding sequence ATGATTTACGGAAAAATGTGGTGTGTCGTAAAACCATCCGTCGGGATCCCATTGTTCTTGGGCGCCTGCGCAGTTGGTTCATTTGCTGTTCATACAATGATTCTCAACAATACAACGTGGGTTAAAGCATTTTTGAATGGCAATGCTGATAAAGTGGCTAGCGCCTCAGCATCGGCAGCAGCAGCACCTGCAGCACCTGCAGTGAAGAAGTAA
- a CDS encoding YgaP family membrane protein: MQCNVGHTDRVLRITAGSLLILLSLSGVIGAWGWIGVVPLATGIFRFCPAYPLLGMNTAKKK; the protein is encoded by the coding sequence ATGCAATGTAATGTTGGCCATACAGATCGGGTCTTGCGAATAACTGCAGGAAGTTTATTAATTCTTTTATCTTTAAGCGGAGTGATTGGAGCATGGGGCTGGATCGGGGTTGTGCCATTAGCAACCGGCATCTTTCGTTTCTGCCCAGCGTATCCGCTCTTAGGGATGAATACTGCCAAGAAAAAGTAG
- a CDS encoding TAXI family TRAP transporter solute-binding subunit, with protein sequence MGSFKEDVKETAVALLETAQDQYRDAVSFVKETWPLLVLLAIILIGLIAYWNPPPPRHIVMASGIEGGSYEQLAAKYVEFFAKKGVTIELVRTEGSQENINRLADRKDPVQAAFVQGGSLHVKQVPGIESLGSIDYEPIWVFYKGSFVKNGLLDLDRFAKARLAIGPEGSGTHVQAMKILGAGGVTRMPTFLSLENDQAVVALQKGEVDMVVMVDGLRAKNVQTLLNDPNINILNFVRAAAYTKNIHYLEELEVPMGSFNIARNFPPTDTKMISTVTNLLIDDRMHPAIQFLFLMAAQEINGKESFFAKRGEFPAFMNSEFPESPIAQQFQQRGLPVLMDFLPFWVAEFIHRMFFTLLPFFAIAYPIVLSLPSYRLRRVRAKLNRIYGELKLFENNLLISYDPNKIPEYLERLADMERRALALKVPKSISSDFYTLRGSIDYVRNALNRGDHQILGRESSI encoded by the coding sequence ATGGGTAGTTTTAAGGAAGACGTCAAAGAGACCGCTGTTGCGCTTCTTGAAACGGCTCAGGACCAGTACCGTGATGCCGTCAGTTTCGTTAAAGAAACATGGCCTCTGCTTGTTCTTTTGGCCATTATCCTAATTGGCCTCATCGCCTACTGGAATCCACCGCCTCCGCGGCATATTGTGATGGCCTCTGGCATCGAAGGGGGGTCGTACGAGCAATTGGCAGCGAAGTATGTGGAGTTCTTTGCAAAAAAAGGTGTCACCATTGAGCTGGTGCGTACCGAAGGCTCCCAAGAAAACATTAATCGTCTCGCCGATCGTAAAGATCCGGTCCAAGCGGCTTTTGTTCAGGGCGGATCCTTGCATGTCAAACAAGTTCCCGGTATTGAGTCGCTTGGCAGTATTGACTATGAGCCGATCTGGGTTTTCTATAAAGGGTCATTTGTAAAAAACGGCCTTTTAGATCTCGATCGATTTGCTAAGGCTCGCTTAGCGATCGGTCCCGAGGGTAGTGGCACCCATGTTCAGGCGATGAAAATCTTGGGAGCGGGAGGCGTTACCCGTATGCCAACCTTTTTATCACTCGAAAACGATCAAGCAGTGGTTGCTCTACAAAAGGGCGAAGTTGACATGGTAGTCATGGTGGATGGCTTGCGCGCTAAAAATGTACAGACTTTATTAAATGATCCGAATATTAATATTCTCAACTTTGTTCGAGCCGCTGCCTACACAAAAAATATTCATTACCTTGAAGAACTCGAAGTGCCTATGGGCAGCTTTAATATTGCGCGTAATTTTCCGCCCACTGATACCAAAATGATTTCGACCGTCACCAATTTGTTAATTGATGATCGGATGCACCCAGCCATTCAGTTTCTATTTTTAATGGCAGCACAAGAGATTAATGGCAAAGAATCCTTTTTTGCTAAGCGTGGCGAGTTCCCTGCATTTATGAACTCGGAATTTCCAGAAAGCCCCATTGCGCAACAGTTTCAGCAGCGCGGTTTACCGGTCTTAATGGATTTCTTGCCATTTTGGGTAGCTGAGTTTATTCATCGGATGTTCTTTACCTTACTGCCATTCTTTGCGATTGCCTACCCCATTGTTCTTTCTTTGCCGAGTTATCGTTTAAGGCGCGTGCGAGCAAAACTCAATCGCATCTATGGAGAGCTAAAGTTGTTTGAGAATAATTTATTAATTAGCTACGATCCCAATAAGATTCCCGAGTATTTGGAAAGGCTAGCGGATATGGAAAGGCGTGCTTTAGCCCTAAAAGTTCCAAAGAGCATTTCCAGCGATTTTTATACGCTAAGAGGTAGTATCGATTATGTACGCAACGCACTGAATCGGGGCGATCATCAAATTCTGGGTCGTGAGAGTTCCATTTGA
- a CDS encoding VOC family protein, whose product MGLLIDRVDHLVLTVTDIEKTTQFYEKALGFEREFFKGPEGQPRYALLFGQYKINLQDKNTETPTKAKVPTIGAGDFCLISKVPLDDVIAHLQQVGVVIDTGPVQRRGALGPIRSVYFRDPDGNLVEVAEYV is encoded by the coding sequence ATGGGCTTACTAATTGATCGTGTTGATCATCTGGTGCTAACGGTTACAGATATCGAGAAAACCACGCAGTTTTATGAAAAGGCGCTCGGTTTTGAACGGGAGTTTTTTAAAGGGCCTGAAGGGCAACCTCGTTATGCTTTGTTATTTGGTCAATACAAGATCAATCTGCAAGATAAAAATACCGAGACCCCGACCAAGGCAAAAGTGCCAACTATTGGGGCAGGTGATTTTTGTTTGATCTCTAAGGTGCCACTCGATGACGTCATTGCGCACCTCCAACAAGTTGGCGTGGTGATCGATACCGGACCCGTGCAACGGCGAGGCGCCTTGGGCCCCATTCGCTCGGTGTATTTTAGGGATCCAGATGGAAACCTGGTTGAAGTGGCCGAGTACGTCTAA
- a CDS encoding MBL fold metallo-hydrolase RNA specificity domain-containing protein — protein MHIQFLGAGQEVTGSKYLIRGKACGVHHCFMVDYGMFQGGREADDKNLAELPISPRELDFVVLTHAHIDHSGLLPRLCAQGFRGAIYCTPATASLLKIMLLDSAHLQEADYERAQRKQAQGRWKGDLPVPLYSTLEAIDCLAQLKAVPYHRRFSPGQGIEIEFLDAGHILGAAITVIDIQKENQQSHRTVFSGDLGMFERPLMNDPELIEHADTLIVESTYGDRLHRSLQDTENELVEVITNTLKHNGNIIIPAFAVGRTQEIIFVLMDLIRRKRLPYLNIWVDSPMATSVTRLTEEYRSSLDEAAQAIFDWYQNNPNRLDLRFIADVEESKALNRIKGGAIVISASGMCEAGRIVHHLKWNLPHRNNAIIITGFQAEGTLGRRLVDQAKIVHLFGKEISVKASIHTIGGLSAHADQAGLIRWLKGFRQAPTHIYITHGEPYAAEQLKAAIHSQLGWDHIHLPQLHSTYPL, from the coding sequence ATGCATATTCAATTCCTTGGCGCGGGCCAAGAGGTCACCGGCTCCAAATACCTTATCCGCGGCAAAGCATGTGGGGTTCACCACTGCTTTATGGTGGATTATGGAATGTTTCAAGGAGGTCGAGAGGCGGACGATAAAAATTTGGCTGAACTCCCAATTTCTCCCCGTGAGCTCGATTTTGTGGTTCTGACCCACGCACATATTGACCACAGTGGATTATTGCCGCGCTTATGCGCCCAAGGGTTTCGGGGGGCTATCTATTGCACTCCTGCGACAGCCTCTTTACTCAAAATCATGCTTTTGGATAGCGCGCATCTGCAAGAAGCCGATTATGAACGCGCTCAACGCAAACAAGCTCAGGGCCGCTGGAAAGGTGATCTTCCAGTTCCTCTTTATAGCACCCTCGAGGCCATCGATTGCTTAGCGCAACTTAAGGCCGTACCTTATCACCGCCGCTTTAGCCCTGGTCAAGGGATCGAAATTGAATTTTTAGATGCCGGGCATATCCTGGGAGCCGCAATTACGGTGATCGATATTCAAAAAGAAAATCAACAAAGTCATCGCACCGTCTTCTCGGGTGATTTAGGAATGTTTGAGCGGCCGCTAATGAACGACCCTGAGCTAATTGAGCATGCTGACACCTTAATTGTGGAATCGACTTATGGCGATCGCTTACATCGATCGCTACAGGACACAGAGAATGAGCTCGTAGAGGTCATTACGAATACACTCAAGCACAATGGCAATATCATCATTCCCGCATTTGCGGTTGGTCGCACCCAAGAAATCATTTTTGTATTAATGGATTTAATTCGGCGCAAACGTTTGCCGTATCTTAATATCTGGGTTGACTCGCCAATGGCTACATCTGTGACTCGATTGACCGAGGAATATCGTTCCTCCCTCGATGAAGCAGCGCAGGCTATCTTCGATTGGTATCAAAACAACCCTAACCGCCTAGATTTACGTTTTATTGCCGACGTTGAAGAGTCCAAAGCACTCAATCGCATTAAAGGCGGCGCCATTGTGATCTCTGCTAGCGGCATGTGCGAGGCCGGTCGCATTGTGCACCATCTCAAATGGAATCTACCTCACCGTAATAATGCGATCATCATCACCGGTTTTCAGGCAGAAGGGACATTGGGACGGCGGCTTGTTGATCAAGCAAAAATCGTTCATCTATTTGGTAAGGAAATTTCTGTCAAAGCCTCTATCCATACCATTGGCGGTTTATCAGCCCATGCTGATCAGGCTGGACTCATACGTTGGTTAAAAGGATTTCGACAAGCTCCAACGCATATTTATATTACGCATGGAGAACCCTATGCTGCAGAACAACTGAAGGCAGCCATCCATTCACAACTGGGCTGGGACCATATTCATCTGCCTCAGCTTCATAGCACCTACCCTCTCTAG
- a CDS encoding universal stress protein, whose product MKILLPIDGSKTSLSAAKYVAQLVGNMRSKCSVTLINVHDDFGLNHVKQFVSKSVVDDYLREISEKELKPAQKVLDAAGVKHNMIIKRGHVAQEILQTATKEKFDMIVMGAKGRGGMLDLLIGSVAQRVVSSAKQPVLLVK is encoded by the coding sequence ATGAAAATACTACTACCAATTGACGGCTCAAAGACTTCGTTGAGTGCGGCCAAATACGTTGCTCAATTAGTTGGCAATATGCGCAGTAAGTGTTCCGTTACTCTGATTAATGTCCACGATGACTTCGGCCTCAATCACGTTAAGCAATTTGTCAGTAAAAGCGTAGTGGATGACTATTTACGTGAAATCAGTGAGAAAGAGTTAAAGCCCGCCCAGAAAGTTCTGGATGCAGCAGGCGTTAAGCACAACATGATCATCAAGCGCGGTCATGTGGCGCAAGAAATTCTACAAACTGCCACAAAAGAAAAGTTTGACATGATTGTGATGGGCGCTAAAGGTCGTGGCGGTATGCTCGATCTCTTGATTGGATCAGTTGCTCAACGGGTTGTATCATCAGCCAAGCAGCCTGTTCTCTTGGTGAAGTAA
- the pufB gene encoding light-harvesting antenna LH1, beta subunit has protein sequence MSDPNKVWPTGLTEAESEELHRNLIQGTQFFGMIAALAHLLAYIYSPWLK, from the coding sequence ATGTCAGACCCAAACAAGGTATGGCCCACCGGCTTAACGGAGGCTGAATCTGAAGAGTTACACCGTAATCTGATTCAGGGCACGCAGTTTTTTGGCATGATCGCAGCTCTTGCCCATTTGCTTGCGTACATTTATTCGCCTTGGCTGAAATAA
- a CDS encoding ArsR/SmtB family transcription factor yields MAININLKKMRQSADKAVDLMKVLGNRDRMMLLCEINQGEKCVGELEDSLDIHQPTLSQQLTVLRKKKLVKTRRDGKQIYYSSANPVAMSVMNLLYQNYCK; encoded by the coding sequence ATGGCTATCAATATCAATTTAAAGAAAATGCGCCAATCGGCTGATAAGGCAGTTGATTTGATGAAAGTTTTGGGAAATCGAGACCGAATGATGTTGTTATGTGAAATTAACCAGGGGGAAAAATGTGTGGGCGAGTTGGAAGATTCTTTGGATATTCATCAGCCAACCCTCTCACAGCAACTAACGGTACTCCGAAAGAAAAAACTGGTTAAAACACGTCGCGATGGTAAGCAAATTTATTACTCCAGCGCTAACCCTGTGGCGATGTCGGTAATGAACTTGCTATACCAAAACTACTGTAAATAA
- a CDS encoding sulfite exporter TauE/SafE family protein, which yields MDLIGLLQPHLIPAGLGVFVGLIMALTGAGGGILSVPLLVFVLHLPMVEASPIGLLAVTVASALGAIMALRTGLLRYRAAMLLALAGLLLSPAGLWLAHQIPNRPLMLIFSLVLLYVAGRIFIEAYQQSKGVYKEPKAVPCSLDLSIGRLIWTVPCARALIGSGALAGFLSGLLGVGGGFVIVPALKRISDLPIQSIVATSLGVLSLISLGGVVGSGLAGTMNWLVAIPFAIGAIVGMMAGRLIAPRISSQWTQLIFAGFSGLVAIGLIMKAL from the coding sequence ATGGATTTAATCGGTCTTTTACAACCCCACCTCATCCCCGCAGGGCTTGGTGTATTCGTTGGCCTCATCATGGCGCTAACGGGTGCCGGGGGTGGGATCTTATCGGTTCCTTTGCTTGTCTTTGTTCTCCATCTGCCCATGGTTGAGGCAAGTCCTATTGGACTATTGGCAGTAACCGTAGCATCCGCACTAGGTGCCATCATGGCATTACGAACTGGATTATTGCGTTACCGCGCTGCCATGCTATTAGCTTTAGCAGGCTTGCTGCTCTCCCCCGCAGGGCTTTGGTTAGCCCACCAAATTCCCAATCGACCCTTAATGCTGATTTTTTCTTTGGTTCTCCTCTACGTCGCTGGACGAATTTTCATAGAGGCCTACCAGCAATCCAAGGGCGTATATAAAGAACCAAAAGCGGTACCCTGCTCCCTTGATTTATCGATTGGTCGTTTGATTTGGACCGTCCCTTGCGCACGGGCTCTGATTGGCTCTGGAGCGCTGGCAGGATTTTTATCAGGTCTTTTAGGTGTTGGGGGTGGCTTTGTAATTGTTCCAGCACTCAAACGCATCAGTGATCTACCAATACAATCGATCGTTGCTACCTCTTTGGGCGTTCTGTCTCTGATTTCACTCGGAGGTGTTGTGGGCTCAGGGCTGGCGGGGACCATGAACTGGTTAGTGGCGATCCCGTTCGCAATCGGCGCCATTGTCGGAATGATGGCAGGTCGCCTAATCGCTCCTCGCATCAGTAGCCAATGGACTCAGCTCATTTTTGCCGGATTCTCGGGGCTCGTTGCAATTGGTTTGATAATGAAAGCGCTTTAG
- a CDS encoding BaiN/RdsA family NAD(P)/FAD-dependent oxidoreductase — MIWDAIIVGGGAAGLFCAGIAGQRGKKVLVLDHAPALGEKIRISGGGRCNFTNLNSAPEHFLSLNPHFVKSPLARYSSKDFISLVREYRIPFHEKHRGQLFCDDSAKDIIQMLLTECHKGGVTIQHPVSVTQIIKSKSNWTLETTDGIKQTTHLIIATGGLPVPAIGASDFALQIAKQFEIPTTPVRPALVPLSFTSSEFSVFTSLAGISFEASVQAGHRNHGYGTYRFDEDLLITHKGLSGPAILQASSYWQEGEAIHINWLGKTDFDALFSEAHQKTVDAILTEILPQRVAQLLTEQLKLNRRNWAEVSKKDRGALRNHLTKAQMKPAGTLGWKKAEVMLGGVDTKALDGKTMMAKQHQNLYFIGECVDVTGHLGGHNFQWAWSSAFVCANALAG; from the coding sequence TTGATTTGGGATGCCATCATTGTTGGTGGCGGAGCTGCTGGGCTCTTTTGTGCTGGAATTGCTGGTCAACGCGGTAAAAAAGTTCTGGTACTGGATCACGCCCCAGCATTGGGAGAGAAGATTCGTATCAGTGGTGGCGGGCGATGTAATTTCACAAATCTGAACTCAGCTCCCGAGCATTTTTTATCCCTCAATCCCCATTTTGTAAAAAGCCCCCTGGCGCGGTATTCATCAAAGGACTTCATTAGTCTCGTACGTGAGTACCGCATTCCGTTTCATGAAAAACATCGTGGCCAACTATTCTGTGACGATTCTGCAAAAGACATTATTCAGATGCTACTAACTGAGTGCCATAAGGGTGGTGTCACTATTCAGCATCCAGTATCTGTTACCCAAATTATCAAATCGAAATCGAACTGGACTTTAGAAACAACCGATGGAATCAAGCAAACCACTCATTTGATTATTGCGACCGGGGGGTTGCCGGTTCCCGCAATTGGCGCGAGTGATTTTGCTCTGCAAATTGCCAAGCAGTTTGAAATCCCAACTACTCCGGTGCGCCCCGCATTGGTGCCACTTTCGTTCACCTCTAGCGAGTTTTCAGTATTCACCAGCTTGGCTGGGATCAGCTTTGAAGCCAGCGTCCAGGCAGGACATCGTAACCATGGTTATGGAACCTATCGTTTTGATGAAGATCTATTGATTACCCATAAAGGACTCTCTGGCCCCGCCATTTTGCAAGCCAGCAGCTATTGGCAAGAGGGCGAAGCGATCCATATCAATTGGCTGGGAAAGACTGATTTTGATGCGCTCTTTTCTGAGGCGCACCAGAAAACGGTCGATGCCATCCTTACGGAGATATTGCCGCAACGCGTTGCACAATTACTAACTGAGCAACTCAAGCTCAATAGACGCAATTGGGCAGAGGTATCTAAGAAAGATCGAGGAGCCTTGCGCAATCATTTAACCAAGGCGCAGATGAAGCCCGCGGGAACTTTGGGATGGAAAAAAGCGGAGGTCATGTTGGGTGGGGTCGATACCAAAGCATTGGATGGCAAAACCATGATGGCTAAACAACATCAGAATCTTTACTTCATTGGCGAGTGCGTGGATGTTACGGGCCATCTTGGAGGGCATAATTTCCAGTGGGCCTGGTCGTCGGCGTTTGTTTGTGCAAATGCACTGGCTGGCTAG
- a CDS encoding MBL fold metallo-hydrolase — protein MQKPIVKAFFDQGTWTFTYVVYEKPNTPCVVIDSVLNYDPKSGRTKTKSADEVIAFVKEQGLTVDWILETHAHADHLSAAPYLQKHLGGKIAIGSHIQDVQKVFKGIFNLESDFPTNGSQFDYLIEEGRDLHAGKLIIHPLFVPGHTPACMAYVIGDAIFVGDTIFMPDVGTARCDFPGGNANTLYQSMQKILSYPDDTRLFMCHDYPPTDRPIAYETTVGEEKRKNIHVHQGVTEAQFVEMRNQRDQTLEMPVLILPSIQVNIRAGHPPPAEANGKTYLKIPFNVL, from the coding sequence ATGCAAAAGCCAATCGTTAAAGCCTTTTTCGATCAGGGAACATGGACCTTTACCTACGTGGTTTATGAAAAACCGAATACGCCATGCGTGGTGATTGATTCGGTGCTGAACTATGACCCAAAATCTGGCCGTACTAAGACGAAGTCTGCCGATGAGGTCATTGCCTTCGTCAAAGAACAGGGGCTCACCGTGGATTGGATTTTAGAGACCCATGCACATGCGGATCACCTCAGTGCTGCGCCGTATCTTCAAAAGCATCTTGGTGGCAAGATCGCCATTGGTTCGCATATTCAGGATGTGCAAAAAGTATTTAAAGGAATATTCAATCTTGAGAGTGACTTTCCGACCAATGGCTCCCAATTTGATTACTTGATCGAAGAGGGCCGGGATTTGCATGCAGGTAAATTAATCATCCACCCCTTATTTGTTCCCGGACATACACCAGCATGCATGGCTTATGTGATTGGTGACGCCATCTTTGTTGGCGATACGATCTTCATGCCCGATGTTGGGACTGCACGTTGTGATTTCCCGGGCGGGAACGCCAATACGCTGTACCAGTCGATGCAAAAGATTTTGTCCTACCCAGATGACACACGTTTATTCATGTGCCATGATTACCCACCTACCGATCGCCCGATCGCCTATGAAACCACGGTAGGCGAGGAGAAGCGGAAAAATATTCATGTGCATCAGGGGGTCACCGAAGCTCAGTTTGTGGAGATGCGTAATCAGCGTGATCAGACCTTGGAGATGCCAGTTTTGATCTTGCCTTCGATTCAGGTCAATATTCGTGCCGGTCACCCACCTCCGGCCGAAGCAAACGGTAAGACCTATCTCAAAATCCCGTTTAACGTTCTCTAA